A section of the Nitrospira sp. genome encodes:
- a CDS encoding proteasome accessory factor PafA2 family protein, which yields MLNRIFGLETEYGLLVNQDRPDYSPSWVAQRIRDHIFHVDRRGVLDLHHRGHDEPPGNGGFLTNAGRLYIDMGHLEYASPECTTLADLVASDRAGDRIVQQAITALGLDETVSLIKNNIDHETDATFGSHENYLVSRQFPFSRRGLGPLVTFLVTRQIFTGSGRIGCAADPNEWVQVGGLILHRPGLRDAQDRSIVPFQISQRADYIVNDFFEWVQHNRAIVNTRDEPLADPNQYRRIHLLCGDSNMAEYATALKMGTTGLVLQLIEAGQAPRGLGISEPVEALQDISRDPERRWLVRLESGQTISAIDVQEQFLAAAQRHCQGQDEETDWVIDQWESVLTGLRQGYEKLVGRIDWASKLWLLETYREAEQLAWDDPMLKSLDLEYHNLHPERGLCYGLEEEGRGPRLTTEKVVQLAQDHPPRNTRAFGRGELVRHLLAGGGATPEVESSREYDDHASYDYIINWSNFKLRGAAPFFMADPFKTYVQDVRGHLVGRSVIPEPHDSI from the coding sequence ATGCTGAATCGTATTTTCGGACTCGAAACGGAGTATGGCCTCCTGGTCAACCAGGATCGGCCGGACTACTCTCCGTCCTGGGTGGCGCAACGTATTCGCGATCACATTTTTCATGTCGATCGTCGGGGTGTGCTCGATCTGCATCATCGTGGTCATGATGAACCACCGGGCAATGGCGGGTTTTTGACCAATGCCGGGCGGTTGTATATCGACATGGGGCATTTGGAATATGCCTCGCCGGAGTGCACCACCCTGGCGGATCTGGTGGCATCGGACCGGGCGGGCGACCGGATCGTTCAACAGGCCATCACCGCGTTGGGTTTGGACGAGACGGTGTCGCTGATCAAGAACAACATCGATCACGAAACCGATGCGACGTTCGGCTCGCACGAAAATTACCTGGTCAGCCGCCAGTTCCCCTTTTCCAGGCGCGGGCTCGGGCCGTTAGTCACGTTCTTGGTCACCAGGCAGATCTTTACCGGATCCGGGCGCATCGGCTGTGCGGCTGACCCCAATGAATGGGTACAGGTCGGCGGTCTCATTTTGCATCGACCGGGACTGCGGGATGCTCAAGACCGATCGATCGTCCCATTCCAGATCTCCCAACGGGCTGACTACATCGTGAACGATTTCTTCGAATGGGTGCAGCACAACCGGGCGATTGTGAACACCCGGGATGAGCCATTGGCCGATCCGAACCAATATCGGCGTATCCATCTGCTATGCGGCGATTCGAACATGGCCGAGTACGCCACCGCCTTGAAGATGGGGACCACGGGATTGGTCTTGCAGCTCATCGAGGCCGGTCAGGCGCCACGCGGACTCGGGATCAGTGAGCCGGTGGAGGCGTTGCAGGATATTTCACGCGACCCCGAGCGCCGGTGGCTCGTCCGGCTGGAGTCGGGACAGACCATCTCGGCGATTGATGTGCAGGAGCAATTTCTTGCGGCCGCTCAACGCCATTGTCAGGGGCAGGATGAAGAGACGGACTGGGTGATTGACCAATGGGAATCGGTGCTGACCGGCCTGCGACAGGGGTATGAGAAGTTGGTGGGCCGGATCGATTGGGCGTCGAAGTTGTGGTTACTAGAAACCTACCGGGAGGCCGAGCAACTGGCGTGGGATGATCCCATGCTGAAGAGCCTCGACCTCGAATACCACAATCTCCATCCAGAGCGGGGGCTCTGCTACGGCCTTGAAGAGGAGGGGCGCGGGCCACGCCTGACAACCGAGAAAGTTGTCCAACTGGCGCAGGACCATCCGCCTCGAAACACCCGCGCGTTTGGCCGGGGAGAGTTAGTCCGTCACCTCCTGGCCGGCGGGGGAGCCACGCCGGAGGTGGAGTCCTCCCGTGAATACGATGACCATGCGTCGTACGACTACATTATCAACTGGTCGAATTTTAAGCTGCGGGGTGCTGCGCCGTTCTTTATGGCCGATCCGTTCAAGACCTATGTGCAGGATGTGCGCGGCCATCTTGTCGGGCGATCAGTGATACCCGAGCCACACGATTCCATATAG
- a CDS encoding proteasome subunit alpha has translation MGMQGDFFQLLKEQGYQFGNPVAAAAGIEVPTATTILALKYRDGVLVAGDRRATAGNMVMYDRTDKVLEIDRHSVMAIAGVPATAYEMVRVLAHSFKYYRRTQLQELSFEGKLRAVSKLLKENVPAALAGTGAVVPVFAGYDHEQGAAKIYFYDILGAEFEAVEYAVSGSGSPTIRGILHYLNTWGPQPLAALPEEQATIQALRLLSSAAEFDSATGGVNRELNLYPVVKLITAAGVRVIADGDLKRLYEQEVVRSR, from the coding sequence ATGGGGATGCAGGGAGATTTTTTTCAGCTCTTAAAAGAGCAGGGCTATCAGTTCGGTAATCCGGTTGCGGCGGCTGCCGGCATTGAGGTGCCGACCGCCACGACGATTCTTGCCCTGAAATATCGAGACGGGGTGTTGGTCGCGGGCGATCGCCGGGCCACCGCCGGCAACATGGTGATGTACGACCGTACCGATAAGGTGCTGGAGATCGATCGTCACAGTGTGATGGCCATCGCCGGGGTTCCGGCCACCGCCTATGAGATGGTGCGTGTACTGGCGCATTCTTTCAAATACTACCGTCGCACACAACTGCAGGAGTTAAGTTTTGAGGGCAAACTTCGCGCCGTGTCCAAGTTGCTCAAGGAGAATGTGCCTGCTGCCTTGGCGGGCACCGGGGCCGTGGTGCCTGTTTTCGCCGGCTATGATCACGAGCAGGGCGCAGCCAAGATCTATTTCTACGACATTCTCGGCGCCGAATTCGAAGCGGTCGAATATGCCGTGTCTGGGTCCGGCTCACCGACGATCCGTGGCATCCTGCACTACTTGAATACCTGGGGCCCGCAGCCGCTGGCAGCCCTGCCGGAGGAACAGGCCACGATTCAGGCGTTGCGATTGCTCTCGAGCGCGGCCGAATTCGACTCGGCGACCGGCGGGGTGAATCGGGAGCTCAATCTCTATCCGGTCGTCAAACTGATTACCGCCGCCGGTGTTCGCGTGATTGCCGATGGCGATTTGAAACGCCTGTACGAACAAGAAGTCGTACGTTCGCGGTAA
- a CDS encoding ubiquitin-like protein UBact, whose protein sequence is MRYMLMPDRREAPGDPMPKSPSPSEEGGGPRRPETGSPDKDNLLKRMRKVDPKQAERYRQRTGE, encoded by the coding sequence ATGCGATATATGTTGATGCCGGATCGTCGTGAGGCGCCCGGTGATCCGATGCCGAAATCTCCGAGCCCGTCGGAAGAAGGCGGAGGGCCGCGACGCCCGGAGACCGGTTCGCCGGATAAGGACAATCTCTTGAAGCGGATGCGCAAGGTGGATCCGAAGCAGGCGGAACGATATCGGCAGCGGACGGGAGAATAA
- a CDS encoding proteasome accessory factor PafA2 family protein — MHLFGIETEYGITREDLDAVDPVEESMELVRAHLTENFERRWDYRGEDPHEDARGFRVSGLQQDKEEDDFAKLDAHRPYSFHEMKSDLVLPNGARFYNDHTHPEYSTPECRTLKDLLAHDRAGERIVQRAADRRNQRLGGAHLQLYKNNTDFHGHSYGCHDNYLVPRSLSFPQLVSGLLPFLVSRQLIAGAGKVGMEAQESGYVPGSFQLSQRADFMEAELGVDTMHNRPILNTRDEPHADRTKYRRLHLILGDANMCEYATALKVGTTRLVLDVLQRGAAPNVELEQPVAAIKQLSRDPELKAAVRLKDGRTWSGLAIQEEYWNAASRVCGGSDPDADWVLREWQETLRLLGQDRAPLVGKLDWVTKQWLLETFMREERLTWEDPWLASLDLEYHNVSPERGLFLGLEAEGKTWRMTTERDIAEALAAGPADTRGGLRGLCVRRFPQEISGMQWERVQFSGGLRSRTLEMGDLFEPDAVRACAALLETAASPADALAAWAKRKESQPCDIC; from the coding sequence ATGCATCTCTTCGGCATTGAAACGGAGTACGGCATTACCAGGGAAGACCTCGACGCGGTGGATCCGGTCGAGGAGTCGATGGAATTGGTCCGTGCGCATCTGACGGAAAACTTTGAACGGCGATGGGACTACCGAGGGGAAGATCCGCATGAAGATGCGCGAGGCTTCCGGGTGTCCGGTCTGCAGCAGGATAAGGAAGAAGACGACTTCGCCAAGCTGGATGCCCACCGTCCCTATTCGTTCCACGAGATGAAAAGTGACCTGGTGCTACCGAATGGCGCCCGGTTCTACAACGACCATACCCATCCGGAATACTCCACCCCGGAATGTCGCACCCTCAAAGATCTGCTGGCCCACGATCGGGCCGGCGAGCGCATCGTGCAGCGGGCCGCTGATCGTCGCAATCAACGACTCGGCGGGGCGCACCTGCAGCTCTACAAAAACAATACGGACTTTCATGGCCACAGCTACGGCTGCCACGACAATTACCTGGTGCCGCGCTCGTTGTCCTTTCCTCAACTCGTGAGCGGATTGTTGCCGTTTCTGGTCAGCCGCCAGCTCATCGCCGGGGCCGGGAAAGTCGGAATGGAAGCGCAGGAGTCGGGATATGTGCCTGGCTCTTTCCAGCTCTCGCAACGGGCCGACTTCATGGAGGCGGAATTGGGGGTGGATACGATGCACAATCGCCCTATCCTCAATACGCGCGACGAACCCCACGCCGATCGGACCAAATACCGGCGCCTGCATCTGATCCTCGGGGACGCCAACATGTGTGAATACGCGACCGCCCTCAAGGTCGGCACCACCAGGCTGGTTCTCGATGTGCTCCAGCGCGGTGCGGCCCCGAACGTGGAGTTGGAACAGCCGGTGGCGGCGATCAAGCAACTGTCGCGCGATCCGGAGCTGAAGGCAGCGGTACGGTTGAAGGATGGGCGTACGTGGTCCGGCTTGGCCATTCAAGAAGAATATTGGAATGCGGCGAGTCGGGTGTGCGGAGGCAGTGATCCCGATGCGGACTGGGTTCTGCGCGAATGGCAGGAGACGCTCCGCTTGCTGGGGCAGGATCGAGCGCCACTGGTCGGCAAGCTGGATTGGGTAACCAAACAGTGGTTGTTGGAGACGTTCATGCGCGAGGAGCGGCTGACCTGGGAGGATCCGTGGCTCGCCAGCTTGGACCTGGAGTATCATAATGTGAGCCCTGAGCGCGGCTTGTTTCTGGGGCTCGAAGCAGAAGGCAAAACCTGGCGCATGACGACCGAGCGCGACATTGCCGAGGCGTTGGCAGCCGGGCCTGCGGATACCCGCGGAGGACTGCGCGGGTTGTGTGTCAGGCGGTTTCCTCAGGAGATCAGCGGTATGCAGTGGGAGCGGGTCCAGTTCAGCGGGGGGCTACGGTCGCGCACCTTGGAGATGGGCGACCTGTTTGAGCCGGATGCCGTGCGAGCTTGTGCGGCGCTGTTGGAAACTGCGGCGTCACCGGCCGATGCCCTGGCTGCATGGGCCAAACGAAAGGAATCACAACCATGCGATATATGTTGA
- a CDS encoding AAA family ATPase → MSDHRNPDQPAQGGQPSPPREAAVSADPIELIDECLAAFPDGDPRQKLLYKLRHVVMAQSVTQDRRESELKKLNDVVAKLTAPANRVGLLVELPGEGLARIVVGGAEYYANTDPRLSVEDLKIGTQILVNEAYTVIKALGYDRNGPVLKVAELLPDGRIRFEQEMGRQALILQRSSDLLNADLKPGDEVRVEPTYRIAIEKFENRQARAHLLDEVPSVTWEQIGGQHQAIEAIRKAIEYPLLHADTFSKYQFTQPKGFLLYGPPGCGKTLIGQAAAASLSQLVRESQGQSASEGNAKNPPVTSGAFLHIKGPEILNMWLGESERIVRDLFAKARARRKEGALPFIFIDEAESVLGTRRSMRSFNINNTLVPMFCAEMDGIESLQDVVIILASNRPDLIDPAILRPGRIDRKIKVARPTRDAAAEILSVYLTAALPLEQELLAQHQQDHAAARHAVIEQVVDHLFSRSDQNRVLSIRLRNGQNKVLYRGDLVSGAILSSIVQRAKEKAIERAVGEASAPSGDGIRAQDLLDAVQEEYREGEMLPPDDAAEEWLKLLDHHPEQVVGVSSFRRGRPTEERLVNQII, encoded by the coding sequence ATGAGTGACCATCGCAATCCGGATCAGCCGGCCCAGGGGGGGCAGCCGTCGCCGCCCCGTGAAGCCGCGGTGTCGGCCGATCCGATCGAACTGATAGACGAATGTCTGGCCGCGTTTCCCGACGGCGATCCTCGCCAGAAGCTGCTGTATAAATTGCGGCATGTGGTGATGGCGCAATCGGTGACGCAGGACCGGCGTGAGAGTGAATTGAAGAAACTGAATGATGTCGTCGCCAAGCTGACGGCGCCTGCCAATCGCGTGGGCCTTCTGGTGGAGCTGCCAGGGGAGGGGCTGGCCCGAATCGTGGTCGGCGGCGCGGAGTATTATGCCAATACCGATCCGCGACTCTCGGTGGAGGACCTCAAGATCGGCACGCAGATCCTCGTCAACGAGGCCTACACAGTGATCAAGGCGCTCGGGTATGACCGGAACGGGCCGGTGCTGAAAGTGGCCGAGCTTCTGCCCGACGGCCGGATTCGTTTCGAGCAGGAGATGGGGCGGCAGGCGTTGATTCTGCAGCGTTCCAGCGATTTGCTGAATGCAGACCTCAAGCCGGGTGATGAGGTGCGGGTTGAGCCGACATACCGCATTGCGATCGAGAAATTCGAGAACCGGCAGGCCCGCGCGCATCTGTTGGATGAAGTGCCGAGTGTGACCTGGGAACAGATCGGCGGCCAGCATCAGGCGATCGAGGCCATTCGGAAAGCGATTGAATATCCGCTGCTGCATGCCGACACATTTTCGAAGTACCAGTTTACGCAGCCGAAGGGTTTTCTTCTCTATGGCCCGCCGGGATGCGGTAAGACGTTGATCGGGCAGGCGGCGGCAGCCAGTCTCTCGCAATTGGTGCGGGAGTCGCAGGGGCAGTCTGCCTCCGAGGGCAATGCGAAGAACCCTCCGGTCACGAGCGGCGCGTTTCTGCATATCAAGGGGCCCGAAATCTTGAATATGTGGCTGGGCGAATCGGAACGGATCGTGCGCGATCTGTTTGCCAAGGCGCGCGCCAGACGGAAAGAGGGGGCCTTACCGTTCATTTTTATCGACGAGGCGGAGTCGGTACTGGGCACCAGACGGTCGATGCGATCGTTTAATATCAATAACACCCTCGTGCCGATGTTTTGCGCCGAGATGGATGGGATCGAATCGCTACAGGATGTCGTGATCATTCTGGCCTCGAATCGGCCCGATTTGATCGATCCAGCGATCTTGCGGCCCGGCCGCATCGACCGCAAGATCAAGGTGGCGCGCCCGACTCGCGACGCGGCCGCCGAGATTCTGTCGGTCTATCTCACCGCCGCGCTGCCGCTGGAGCAGGAGCTGTTGGCCCAACATCAGCAGGATCATGCTGCTGCGCGCCATGCGGTCATTGAACAGGTGGTGGACCATCTCTTCTCCCGTAGCGACCAGAATCGCGTGTTATCGATCAGGCTTCGGAACGGGCAGAACAAGGTGCTGTACCGGGGCGATCTCGTCAGCGGCGCAATTCTTTCGTCGATCGTGCAACGGGCAAAGGAGAAGGCGATTGAGCGTGCCGTGGGCGAGGCAAGCGCGCCATCCGGTGACGGTATTCGAGCGCAAGATCTGCTCGATGCGGTGCAGGAAGAATATCGTGAGGGAGAAATGCTGCCACCTGATGACGCGGCGGAGGAATGGCTGAAGCTGCTGGATCATCACCCTGAGCAGGTGGTGGGCGTATCGTCCTTCCGCCGCGGCCGGCCGACGGAAGAGCGGCTGGTCAACCAGATCATTTAG
- a CDS encoding trypsin-like peptidase domain-containing protein, whose amino-acid sequence MMGAWLPPGQAMAEEPNGLFLAQVIAPTELSADEQATIAVFDRAARSVVFIANTAMQRDPWSFNLFEVPQGSGTGFVWSRQGHIVTNYHVIYGADSITVTLADRTETKAKVVGADPDHDIAVLQIQAPESALQPVMIGNSQALRVGQKVLAIGNPFGLDHTLTTGVVSALGRTIKSMSNRTIEGVIQTDAAINPGNSGGPLLDSAGRLIGVNTQIVSPSGAFAGIGFAVPVDTVNRIVPELIKHGKLIRPGLGISLVPDAMARRWGVKGVIIGKVGRGSAAERVGLRGARETMGGRVELGDILVAVDGKPVETIDDLMDEMEKHKVGDQVTIDYARGNRRLQATVTLQAVN is encoded by the coding sequence ATGATGGGTGCGTGGCTGCCGCCTGGGCAGGCCATGGCCGAGGAACCGAACGGATTGTTTCTGGCCCAAGTGATTGCCCCGACTGAACTGAGTGCAGACGAGCAGGCTACGATTGCCGTGTTCGACCGGGCGGCCCGATCGGTCGTCTTCATCGCCAACACAGCCATGCAGCGCGATCCCTGGTCATTCAACCTGTTCGAGGTGCCACAAGGATCGGGGACGGGGTTTGTGTGGAGCCGGCAAGGACACATCGTGACGAACTATCACGTGATCTATGGCGCAGATTCAATTACGGTGACCTTGGCGGATCGAACGGAAACCAAGGCCAAAGTCGTCGGCGCGGATCCAGACCACGATATCGCCGTATTGCAGATTCAGGCGCCGGAGTCGGCGCTCCAACCGGTCATGATCGGCAATTCCCAGGCATTGCGCGTCGGGCAAAAAGTCCTGGCGATCGGCAATCCCTTCGGTCTCGACCATACCCTGACGACCGGGGTGGTGAGCGCGTTGGGACGGACCATTAAATCGATGAGCAATCGCACCATTGAAGGGGTGATCCAGACCGATGCCGCCATCAACCCCGGCAACTCCGGCGGACCGCTGCTCGACAGCGCCGGACGTTTGATCGGCGTGAATACCCAAATCGTCAGCCCCAGCGGCGCATTTGCCGGGATTGGCTTTGCGGTGCCGGTCGATACGGTGAATCGTATCGTGCCGGAGCTGATCAAGCACGGCAAGTTGATCAGGCCGGGTTTGGGCATTTCCCTGGTTCCCGACGCGATGGCGAGACGCTGGGGTGTGAAGGGCGTCATTATCGGGAAGGTCGGCAGGGGGAGTGCCGCGGAACGTGTGGGGTTGCGCGGCGCGCGCGAAACGATGGGCGGGCGTGTTGAACTGGGCGATATCCTTGTGGCGGTGGATGGCAAGCCGGTGGAGACGATTGATGATCTGATGGATGAGATGGAGAAACACAAGGTCGGCGACCAAGTCACCATCGACTATGCGCGCGGAAATCGGCGTCTGCAGGCGACGGTGACGCTGCAGGCGGTCAATTGA
- a CDS encoding YjbQ family protein: protein MRVDMQGDCRMENITDRLRAALEGTQLRAGIITVFIKHTTASVLIIEDEPGIRADTKAIWERLIPADPAWQHNVRNAGEDNGHSHLRGQLQGQSLTIPFIDGTMVLGTWQQVVVLDFDTRARTRELVLQIIGE, encoded by the coding sequence TTGCGAGTCGACATGCAGGGCGATTGCCGGATGGAAAACATCACCGATCGGCTGCGCGCGGCGCTTGAGGGGACGCAGCTGCGCGCGGGCATTATCACGGTCTTCATCAAGCACACGACCGCGTCCGTGTTGATCATCGAGGATGAGCCCGGCATTCGAGCCGATACAAAAGCGATCTGGGAGCGGCTGATTCCTGCGGACCCCGCGTGGCAGCACAATGTGCGGAATGCGGGAGAAGACAATGGGCATAGCCATCTGCGGGGGCAGTTGCAGGGGCAGTCCCTCACCATCCCGTTCATCGATGGCACGATGGTGCTGGGGACCTGGCAGCAGGTCGTCGTATTGGACTTCGACACCCGCGCGCGGACCCGGGAACTGGTTCTGCAGATCATTGGCGAATAA
- a CDS encoding HD domain-containing protein, producing the protein MANSRITLPPLFMPRTLASQLLRLYDYPDPRRPGRIIKGYDCPHAVRTARMCAAVAARLGHPSRRVTQYQIACLLHDLGRAGLDRRLFGRIWSWARAHNIPTRPREWRARHPDTRYGRETEAFVDRYRTAMEEAGIRLDAWACEQVEMRLGYARRLAARLRTVKPALRELGVAWAPWMGRVMLYYYYPEKLAGAQPWVRQLGEVLVACEQFEAYSNQRRGRDYYVRRREDLSEAFAYLRGLQQEQIISRPVVQALRELAAEGVFDTVLAQARGRALTARERAYLRRTDEESFDDG; encoded by the coding sequence ATGGCCAATTCACGCATCACCCTTCCTCCGCTGTTCATGCCGCGGACCCTTGCCTCTCAACTGTTGCGACTCTACGACTATCCGGACCCGCGTCGCCCCGGGCGAATCATCAAGGGGTACGATTGTCCCCATGCGGTCAGGACGGCCCGCATGTGCGCCGCAGTCGCTGCACGGTTGGGCCACCCTTCGCGACGTGTGACGCAATATCAGATCGCCTGTCTCCTGCACGATTTGGGACGTGCCGGACTTGACCGGCGCCTGTTCGGCCGGATCTGGTCCTGGGCACGCGCACACAACATTCCGACCAGACCGCGTGAATGGAGAGCCCGGCATCCCGACACTCGCTACGGCCGTGAAACGGAAGCATTCGTGGATCGGTATCGCACCGCTATGGAGGAGGCCGGCATCAGGCTCGATGCCTGGGCCTGCGAGCAGGTGGAGATGCGCCTGGGTTATGCCCGCAGGTTGGCGGCACGGCTACGGACCGTGAAACCGGCCCTGCGCGAGCTCGGGGTGGCCTGGGCTCCGTGGATGGGCCGGGTCATGCTGTACTATTACTATCCTGAAAAATTGGCGGGTGCACAGCCCTGGGTGCGCCAGCTGGGGGAAGTCCTGGTTGCGTGCGAACAGTTCGAGGCCTACAGCAATCAACGCCGGGGCCGCGACTATTATGTGCGGCGGCGTGAAGATCTGTCCGAGGCCTTTGCCTACCTGCGCGGGTTGCAGCAGGAACAGATCATCAGCCGTCCGGTGGTCCAGGCGTTGCGTGAGTTGGCGGCGGAGGGTGTGTTCGATACGGTGTTGGCGCAGGCCAGGGGACGGGCGCTGACCGCGCGTGAGCGTGCCTATTTGCGCCGTACCGATGAGGAGTCATTCGATGACGGTTAA